Within the Oncorhynchus clarkii lewisi isolate Uvic-CL-2024 chromosome 2, UVic_Ocla_1.0, whole genome shotgun sequence genome, the region taacacaatagaaaagtctacagtgtgtgcaaacgaggtaagattagggacgtaaggcaataaataggacgtaaggcaataaataggccgtagtggcgaagtaattacaatttagcaattaaacactggagtgatagatgtgcagaagatgaatgtgcaagtagagatactagggtgcaaaggagcacaaataaataaataaaaatatgggggtgagatagttggatgggctttttacagatgggctatgtacaggtgcaatgatcggcaagctgctctgacagctgatgaaaaAAGTTAGACtctaaagttagagagggagatatgagtctccagcttcagtgacttttgcaattcgttccagtcattggcagcagagaactggaaggaaaggcagccaaaggaggaattggctttgggggtgaccagtgaaatacacctgctggagtgtgtgctaagggtgagtgctgctatggtgaccagtgagctgagataagggggggctttacttagcaaagacttatagatgacctggagccagtgggtttggagacaaatatgaagcgagggcaagccaacgagatcatacaggtcgcagtggtgggtagtacatgggctttggtgacaaaacggatggcactgtgatagaatgcatccaatttgctgagtagtgggttggaagctattttgtaaatgacatcgccgaagtcaaggatcggtaggatggtcagttttacgagggtatgtttggcagcatgagtgaaggatgctttgtttgcgaaataggaagccgattctagacttaattttggattggaggtgCTTAATGTGTCttaatgagtctggaaggagagtttacagtctaaccagacacctaggtatttgtagttggtGTAgttggtgtcgtctgcatagaggtggatcagagcgtcaccagcagcaagagtgacatcattgatgtatagagactgccagaggtccggacaacaggccctccgatttgacacactgaactctgagaagtagttggtgaaccaggcaaagcagtcatttgagaaactaaggcttttgagtctgccgataagaatgtggtgattgacagagtcgaaaaccttggccaggtcaatgaatacggctgaacagtattgtcttttatcgatggcagtcatgatatcgtttaggaccttgagcgtggctgaggtgcacccatgaccagctcggaaaccagattgcaaagcggagaaggtacgatgggattcgaaatggtcggtgatctgtttgttaaccttaaaaggcaaggtaggatagatttaagtctataacagtttgggtcaagagtgtctccccgttttgaagagggggatgaccgcggcagctgtccaatctttggggatctcagacgatatgaaatagaggttgaacaggctagtgataggggttgcaacaattgcggcagatcattttagaaagagagggtacagattgtctagcccaactGATATGTattggtccagattttgcagcacttttagaacatcagctatctggatttggttgatggagaaatggggaggcttaggcaagttgctgtggggggtgcaaagctgttgaccggggtagccaggtggaaagcatagccgtagaaaaatgcttattgaaattctcaattatcgtgcaTTTATTGGTGGTAGCAGTGTTTCCTAGCCtaggtgcagtgggcagctgggaggaggttctcttattctccatgaactttacagtgtcacagaactttttggagtttgctacaggatgcaaatttctgtttgaaaaagctagccttagctttcctaactgcctgtgtatattggttcctaacttccctgaaaagttgcatatcccgggggctattcgatgctaatgcagtacgtcacaggatgtttttgtgctggtcaagggcagtcaggtctggagtgaaccatgggctatatctgttcctggtttaacattttttgaatgaggcatgcttatttaagatggtgaggaaagcccttttaaagaataaccaggcatcctctactgacggaatgaagtcaatatccttccaggatacccgggccaggtcgattagaaaggcctgcttgccgaagtgttttagggagtgtttgacagtgatgaggggtggttgtttgaccgcagaccTATTACgaacacaggcaatgaggcagtgaagAACGGAAACGGttgaggtgtatttagagggcaggttggtcaggatgacatcTGTCAGGGGGcccgtgtttatggatttggggttgtacctgataggttcattgataatttgtgtgagattgagggcatcaagcttagattgtaaaacggctggggtgttaagcatgtcccagtttaggtcacctaacagtacgagttctgaagatagatggggggcaatcagttcatatatggtgtccagggcacagctgggggctgaaggtgGTCTATAataagcggcaacggtgagagacttgtttctggaaaggtggatttaaaaaaaatagaagctcaaattgtttgggcacagacctggatagtataacagaactctgtaggctatctctgcagtagattgcaactccgccccctttggtagttctatcttgtcggaaaatgttatagtttgggatggaaatttcaggatttttggtggccttcctaagccaggattcagacacggctaggacatccgggttggcagagtgtgctaaaacagtgaataaaacaaacttagggaggaggcttcgaatgttaacatgcatgaaaccaaggcttttacagttacagaattcaacaaatgagagcgcctggggaatgggagtggagctaggtgctgcagggcctggattaacctttacatcaccagaggaacagaggaggagtaggataagggtacagctaaaggctataagaactggtcgtctagtgcgtttggaacagagagaaaaaagagcagatttctgggcgtggaagaatagatttgtgtgtgtgtgtgtgtgtgtgtgccttcctctctcacacaccatcTGTGTGGGTCTCTCTTACTTGTTCACTCTTTAACATTTTCCTCTCCTATTCCAGTCTATATGAGTTTCATTCTTCACTCTGTCCATTTTCCATTCAcctgaggaacagaggaggagtaggataagggtacggctaaaggctattagaactggtcgtctagtgctttcggaacagagagtaaaaggagcaggtttctgggtgcagaagaatagattcaaggcataatgtacagacaagggtatggtaggatgtgaatacagtggaggtaaatctAGGcactgagtgacgatgagagaggttttgtctctaaaGACACCACTTAAACCAGGTGCGGTTACCGCATGTGTCGGAGGTGAAACAAAaggctagctaaggcatattgagcagggctggaggctctacagtgaaataagacaatcactaaccaaaacagcaatggacaaggtaTATTGACATTAGGAAGAGGCATGTGTAGCTGAGttatcatagggtccagtgagtagctaggcgagctggagacacggcgattcagacagctagcgggccggggctagcaagctagcagaaagGCCTTAGGGGGACGTCGCGACGGAATAGTCTGTTGAAGCGCCCTTggacggttacgtcggcagaccagtcgggATGGCAGGGCTCTGCGTAGGCAGTAAaatggtccaggccaattggcaaaatagctattgtagcccaagaagtggctgatggacctcttcaacaagccgggagatgggcctagcacgaggctagctccaggctaactgtgcttgcttcgggacagagacgttagccaggagtagccactcggatagcagctagctagctgtgatgatccaaGTGAAAAGGTTctgagcttgcggtaggaatccagagatgtggagatgtggtagagaaaaaagcagtctgatatgctctgggttgaatcgCCCTGTGCAGACTGGTGGGAGTTGATCGGGCTGAGGTGAGCTGATgactgctagcagtggctaactgactattagctagttagctggctagcttctgttgggggttccggttctaaagtatagaaaatagcagatccataccacattgggtgaggcgggttgcaggagtaTGCTGAAATTGAGGTTAAAAATATTACAGATATATACGAAATATATACAAagaaaaacatatatatacacgggacacgacaagacaaagacggctgactgctacgccatcttggatttttGTCCCACTCCATTGAagttccacaggccacaatcaacagcctgatcaactttatgcaaaggagatgtgatgcgctgcatgaggcaaatggtggtcacaccagatactgactggttttctaagCCACGtccctacttttttttaaggtatctgtgaccaacagatgcatatctgtatttccagtcatgtgaaatccatagattagggcctaatgaatttatttcaattgactgatatccttatatgaaccataactcagtaaaatctgttaaatagttgcatgttgcgtttatatttttgttcagtgtagctgaCTCCTATTAGTGAAATGTATTATTCgtatatgatacatttttttgaatgATCAAAAAGAGAATTGACTGTAATGTTCTTCATCAGCCCTGTTTCTTAGCCTTGTATTGTAGCACCATCTAGTGTGGGACAACATTACTGTCCAATCCATTTTAATATTGGAGTTAAAGCTTTGATCTCCAGCTTCAGAAAAATGGAATAGCCACTTTGTTAGCTTCAGTCATTTTcatccaaatgtatttttttttaaactcatgaGTGCATAAGAAGTAAAAGCATCACTGAGGTTCAGGCTCTGTCATTCCAACAGATGAAACACACCATAACTCTAAAATAACAGAAATATAACAGAGAAAAGAGAAATGTCTTCCAAAGGGAAGGAGTGGTTATTACACTTAACCATGTGTACTTTTCAAGGTCCTTCATGCATTCCATAACGGATATACTTTAGCTGTCCTTTGTGATTGGTTATTGTTCCTCATCCCTCGAGCGCCAGAATTTAAAACTTAAATATGTACTTCCTGCATAGCAGAGCGTGACCAGGAAGGCAAAGAACTGAAAAACAGACGGATGAAAACATTAAAATTCAGTACAATACTGAGTATGAGTTGAGTAGGCTTAAATGGACCAAATAGATAGCATTTTGGATGGTACACAGTGGAATCATACCTCTCTTATCTGACTTGTAAGCATATATTTGGCATTTTAATATTGTATAATTTAATATCGCTGTAATCATAAATACTCAGTCATATTTGTGGTATATTTTCACAGTTGGCGTGATTTAAATGTCTGTCTGGGAGTTCTAAGGTGGTTTTCTTACTGTGGATGCTACCCAGCAGTTGTAGTTATGGCGTCCCTTAACAGCATGGCTGATTGAGGCTGCGTCCACTGCTGCTGCCACCACATACATCACTGTAGCACTACTGTTGAAGAACAGACCCTGTAGAACACCACATACATCACTGTAGAACTACTGTTGAAGAACAGACCCTGTAGAACACCACATACATCACTGTAGCACTACTGTTGAAGAACAGACCCTGTAGAACACCACATACATCACTGTAACACTACTGTTGAAGAACAGACCCTGTAGAACACCACATACATCACTGTAGCACTACTGTTGAAGAACAGGCCCTGTAGAACACCACATACATCACTGTAGCACTACTGTTGAAGAACAGACCCTGTAGAATGACAACAACAGGATTCCTGGCTGTCTCAGATACTGTTGGGTAGTACACATTATAGAATGGTTTCATTTGATCACATTCATAAAGACTTGGTTCATCTATTTGCTCTCTCCCCCAAAACCATCAAGGCAGTTAACTCCATTGGTTTTCTGTTACATAAATAGTCCACAATTATTCAATTACTAGATTTATAATAAACAACCTCAATCACTCAAGTTTCAAATAATGTGCTGTTGTATTATGTGTCGTAGTATGTGTCGTACCACAGTTGTCCAGGGGACCTGAGGGATCCTGTTGTAAGCCATGGTCAGGTAGATGATGAGGAAGATGACCGTCAGGACCCAGTACAAGATGGCCACAAACATGACCCACCCAAAGGCAGACACACGGAAGTATTCCGTCCCTGCTATCAGCATCCATACCAGCAGACCAAACACCTGAGGGGACAGGGAAGCATATAGCCAGCATTCCAAATGGTATCCTTTTCCATTTATAGATCACTACTTtttaacagggcccatagggctccagtagaaagtagtgcactatacagggaatagggtgccacttgggatgcaCACATAGTCGGATATGGCTGTACTCTGGTGGTGTCTAATTTATTGTGTATTTAAATGCAtttgctcaaatcaaatcaaatttgtatttgccacatgcgccgaatacaacaggtgtaggtagaccttacacggaaatgcttacttacaagcccttaaccaacaatgctttaagaagttaagaaaaaaagaagtgttaagtaaaaatg harbors:
- the LOC139379003 gene encoding CKLF-like MARVEL transmembrane domain-containing protein 8, with product MEGAATRTVITSTSSSTDNFSTSTLVYDRQFLRTASGLLVFAEIVFGLLVWMLIAGTEYFRVSAFGWVMFVAILYWVLTVIFLIIYLTMAYNRIPQVPWTTVGLFFNSSATVMYVVAAAVDAASISHAVKGRHNYNCWVASTFFAFLVTLCYAGSTYLSFKFWRSRDEEQ